A window of the Lolium perenne isolate Kyuss_39 chromosome 7, Kyuss_2.0, whole genome shotgun sequence genome harbors these coding sequences:
- the LOC127316758 gene encoding ranBP2-type zinc finger protein At1g67325 isoform X3: MPAIRYIIQRPTTRRAEPPKSKPAYTKERGTNRKTLDRRPPLSPPDSPPPPHPPPARLAAVSAPPRSPLPVPASPPAMSSQMDNRSQSAGKRARTDGSRREDDWVCPSCRNINFAFRTTCNMRNCDQPRPAEYTAMQTPPHYSVPARYMAPGTPPSMYLGAAPPQYAPSLYNGHAMPRYGIPQLSPGSGYQYGYGARLPMGSPYGPPVHMTGPPQYSAGPMIGGGGMYSISMPIDRYGLGSPGGPGAMVITPVTRAGSYSEEGSQKKSAGAGRDNDWKCPNCNNVNFAFRAVCNMRKCNTPRPDNQGPKPDGSRGSKPKTPEGSWKCDKCNNINYPFRTKCNRPTCGEEKPLQANSPDDLATDQDNQRGSMTEE; this comes from the exons ATGCCAGCGATCCGGTACATTATACAGCGGCCGACGACGCGGAGGGCAGAGCCACCAAAGTCCAAACCAGCGTATACGAAGGAAAGGGGAACCAACCGCAAAACCCTAGACCGGCGCCCCCCTCTATCGCCGCCGgattcccctcctcctcctcatcctccgccCGCCCGTCTCGCCGCCGTCTCCGCTCCTCCCCGCTCGCCGCTTCCTGTCCCCGCTTCACCGCCAGCAATGTCTTCTCAG ATGGATAACCGCAGCCAGTCCGCCGGGAAGCGCGCGCGCACCGACG GTAGCCGCCGCGAGGACGACTGGGTCTGCCCGAGCTGCCGGAACATCAACTTCGCGTTCCGCACCACCTGCAACATGCGCAATTGCGACCAACCCAGGCCCGCCGAGTACACG GCTATGCAGACACCGCCCCACTACTCGGTGCCCGCGCGGTACATGGCCCCAGGGACGCCGCCGTCCATGTACCTCGGCGCCGCGCCGCCCCAGTACGCCCCCTCCCTCTATAACGGGCACGCCATGCCGCGCTACGGCATTCCTCAGCTCTCCCCGGGTTCTGGGTATCAATACGGCTACGGCGCTCGGCTCCCGATGGGGAGCCCCTACGGGCCGCCCGTGCATATGACTGGGCCACCTCAGTATTCTGCTGGTCCTATGATTGGTGGAG GTGGAATGTACAGCATCAGCATGCCCATTGACAGATATGGCTTGGGCTCACCTGGTGGTCCTGGTGCAATGGTAATCACTCCT GTCACAAGGGCTGGTTCCTATTCTGAGGAAGGCTCACAGAAGAAATCTGCAG GAGCTGGGCGTGATAATGATTGGAAGTGCCCTAATTGCAACAACGTCAACTTCGCCTTTCGGGCAGTCTGTAACATGAGGAAATGCAACACTCCAAGACCTGATAACCAG GGACCCAAACCTGACGGTTCACGAGGTTCAA AACCGAAGACGCCAGAGGGTAGTTGGAAGTGTGATAAGTGCAATAACATAAACTATCCTTTCCGGACGAAATGCAACCGCCCAACTTGTGGGGAAGAAAAGCCATTGCAGGCAAACAGCCCTGATGATTTGGCTACAGATCAGGACAATCAG
- the LOC127316758 gene encoding ranBP2-type zinc finger protein At1g67325 isoform X4, with the protein MPAIRYIIQRPTTRRAEPPKSKPAYTKERGTNRKTLDRRPPLSPPDSPPPPHPPPARLAAVSAPPRSPLPVPASPPAMSSQMDNRSQSAGKRARTDGSRREDDWVCPSCRNINFAFRTTCNMRNCDQPRPAEYTAMQTPPHYSVPARYMAPGTPPSMYLGAAPPQYAPSLYNGHAMPRYGIPQLSPGSGYQYGYGARLPMGSPYGPPVHMTGPPQYSAGPMIGGGGMYSISMPIDRYGLGSPGGPGAMVITPVTRAGSYSEEGSQKKSAGAGRDNDWKCPNCNNVNFAFRAVCNMRKCNTPRPDNQGPKPDGSRGSKPKTPEGSWKCDKCNNINYPFRTKCNRPTCGEEKPLQANSPDDLATDQDNQ; encoded by the exons ATGCCAGCGATCCGGTACATTATACAGCGGCCGACGACGCGGAGGGCAGAGCCACCAAAGTCCAAACCAGCGTATACGAAGGAAAGGGGAACCAACCGCAAAACCCTAGACCGGCGCCCCCCTCTATCGCCGCCGgattcccctcctcctcctcatcctccgccCGCCCGTCTCGCCGCCGTCTCCGCTCCTCCCCGCTCGCCGCTTCCTGTCCCCGCTTCACCGCCAGCAATGTCTTCTCAG ATGGATAACCGCAGCCAGTCCGCCGGGAAGCGCGCGCGCACCGACG GTAGCCGCCGCGAGGACGACTGGGTCTGCCCGAGCTGCCGGAACATCAACTTCGCGTTCCGCACCACCTGCAACATGCGCAATTGCGACCAACCCAGGCCCGCCGAGTACACG GCTATGCAGACACCGCCCCACTACTCGGTGCCCGCGCGGTACATGGCCCCAGGGACGCCGCCGTCCATGTACCTCGGCGCCGCGCCGCCCCAGTACGCCCCCTCCCTCTATAACGGGCACGCCATGCCGCGCTACGGCATTCCTCAGCTCTCCCCGGGTTCTGGGTATCAATACGGCTACGGCGCTCGGCTCCCGATGGGGAGCCCCTACGGGCCGCCCGTGCATATGACTGGGCCACCTCAGTATTCTGCTGGTCCTATGATTGGTGGAG GTGGAATGTACAGCATCAGCATGCCCATTGACAGATATGGCTTGGGCTCACCTGGTGGTCCTGGTGCAATGGTAATCACTCCT GTCACAAGGGCTGGTTCCTATTCTGAGGAAGGCTCACAGAAGAAATCTGCAG GAGCTGGGCGTGATAATGATTGGAAGTGCCCTAATTGCAACAACGTCAACTTCGCCTTTCGGGCAGTCTGTAACATGAGGAAATGCAACACTCCAAGACCTGATAACCAG GGACCCAAACCTGACGGTTCACGAGGTTCAA AACCGAAGACGCCAGAGGGTAGTTGGAAGTGTGATAAGTGCAATAACATAAACTATCCTTTCCGGACGAAATGCAACCGCCCAACTTGTGGGGAAGAAAAGCCATTGCAGGCAAACAGCCCTGATGATTTGGCTACAGATCAGGACAATCAG TGA